One genomic segment of Mangifera indica cultivar Alphonso chromosome 6, CATAS_Mindica_2.1, whole genome shotgun sequence includes these proteins:
- the LOC123218468 gene encoding sulfite exporter TauE/SafE family protein 3-like isoform X1: MSGNFGSKCYGNLRLTAVLLVGLLVLASVIASAEASLKQETRRHDEDEEAEENQETKPPSPKTRSGYKHVWPHMEFGWRIVVGSIIAFLGAACGSVGGVGGGGIFVPMLALIIGFDAKSSTALSKCMITGAAGATVFYNLRQRHPTLDQPVIDYDLALLFQPMLVLGISFGVAFNVIFADWMITILLIILFLVMSTRSFLKGIETWKKETKSKKDASKSLELKDIENQVEESKCESESVSNTTPKETKETKRSKFSVLDNIYWKELGLLVGVWVIILALQIAKNYATTCSMLYWILNILQLPVAGGVSIYEAVSLYKGRRRIASKGNVSMNWRAYKLVFYCACGLMAGIVGGLLGLGGGFILGPLFLELGIPPQVSSATSTFAMVFSASMSVVEYYLLKRFPVPYALYFFCVTIIAALVGQHVMKKVIDVIGRASLIIFTLSITIFVSALSLGGVGLVKMTKRIQHKEYMGFDSLCSYS; encoded by the exons ATGTCTGGGAATTTTGGATCAAAATGTTATGGGAATCTGAGATTAACGGCTGTACTTTTGGTTGGTTTACTTGTTTTAGCTTCTGTTATTGCTTCAGCAGAAGCGAGTTTGAAACAAGAAACTCGAAGacatgatgaagatgaagaagctgaggaaaatcaagaaacGAAACCACCTTCTCCGAAAACTCGGTCAGGTTACAAACATGTTTGGCCC CACATGGAATTTGGGTGGAGAATTGTGGTGGGCAGCATAATTGCATTCCTTGGAGCAGCTTGTGGGAGTGTAGGAGGTGTTGGTGGAGGCGGCATATTTGTTCCTATGCTTGCCTTGATCATTGGATTCGATGCAAAATCATCGACAGCACTCTCAAAAT GTATGATCACAGGTGCAGCAGGAGCTACGGTTTTCTACAATCTAAGGCAAAGACATCCAACACTTGATCAACCTGTCATTGATTATGACCTTGCACTTTTATTTCAACCAATGTTGGTGCTTGGAATCAGTTTTGGAGTAGCTTTCAATGTGATTTTTGCCGATTGGATGATCACAATTTTGCTAATTATTTTGTTCCTAG TTATGTCTACTAGGTCATTCTTGAAAGGAATTGAAACCTGGAAAAAGGAAACCAAATCGAAAAAG gATGCTTCTAAAAGCTTAGAGTTAAAGG ATATTGAAAATCAAGTTGAAGAATCCAAATGCGAGTCCGAGTCAGTAAGCAACACAACTCCAAAAGAAACCAAGGAAACTAAAAGATCTAAG TTTTCTGTTCTCGATAACATTTACTGGAAGGAACTTGGACTTCTTGTTGGTGTTTGGGTTATAATCCTCGCATTGCAAATTGCTAAg AACTACGCAACCACCTGTTCTATGTTATACTGGATCTTAAACATCTTACAACTGCCAGTAGCCGGTGGAGTTAGCATTTACGAGGCGGTTAGCTTGTACAAAGGGAGGCGAAGGATTGCATCGAAGGGAAACGTGAGTATGAACTGGCGAGCATATAAATTGGTTTTTTATTGTGCTTGTGGTTTAATGGCTGGTATAGTTGGTGGACTGCTTGGTCTTGGTGGAGGATTCATATTAGGCCCCCTATTTCTAGAGCTTGGAATCCCTCCTCAG GTGTCAAGTGCTACAAGCACCTTCGCCATGGTATTTTCTGCATCAATGTCTGTTGTAGAGTATTACTTGCTAAAACGTTTTCCCGTCCCTTACG CTCTCTACTTCTTCTGCGTGACGATCATTGCTGCGTTAGTGGGTCAACATGTCATGAAAAAGGTGATAGATGTAATAGGCAGAGCATCTTTAATCATCTTCACTCTATCCATCACTATCTTTGTGAGCGCATTATCACTAG GTGGAGTAGGCTTGGTGAAAATGACTAAAAGGATTCAGCACAAGGAGTATATGGGGTTTGATAGTCTTTGTTCATATTCTTAG
- the LOC123218769 gene encoding sulfite exporter TauE/SafE family protein 3-like isoform X1 gives MSGNFGSKCYGNLRLTAVLLVGLLVLASVIASAEASLKQETRRHDEDEEAEENQDPKPPSPKTRSGYKHVWPHMEFGWRIVMGSIIAFLGAACGSVGGVGGGGIFVPMLALIIGFDAKSSTALSKCMITGAAGATVFYNLRQRHPTLDQPVIDYDLALLFQPMLVLGISFGVAFNVIFADWMITILLIILFVVMSTRSFLKGIETWKKETKSKKEASKSLELKDIENQVEESKCESESVSNTTPKETKETKRSKFSVLDNIYWKELGLLVGVWVIILALQIAKNYATTCSMLYWILNILQLPVAGGVSIYEAVSLYKGRRRIASKGNVSMNWRAYKLVFYCACGIMAGIVGGLLGLGGGFILGPLFLELGIPPQVSSATSTFAMVFSASMSVVEYYLLKRFPVPYALYFFCVTIIAALVGQHVMKKVIDVIGRASLIIFTLSITIFVSALSLGGVGLVKMIKRIQHKEYMGFDSLCSYS, from the exons ATGTCTGGGAATTTTGGATCAAAATGTTATGGGAATCTGAGATTAACGGCCGTACTTTTGGTTGGTTTACTTGTTTTAGCTTCTGTTATTGCTTCAGCAGAAGCGAGTTTGAAACAAGAAACTCGAAGacatgatgaagatgaagaagctgAGGAAAATCAAGACCCGAAACCACCTTCTCCGAAAACTCGGTCAGGTTACAAACATGTTTGGCCC CACATGGAATTTGGGTGGAGAATTGTGATGGGCAGCATAATTGCATTCCTCGGAGCAGCTTGTGGGAGTGTAGGAGGTGTTGGTGGAGGCGGCATATTTGTTCCTATGCTTGCCTTGATCATTGGATTCGATGCAAAATCATCGACAGCACTCTCAAAAT GTATGATCACAGGTGCAGCAGGAGCTACGGTTTTCTACAATCTAAGGCAAAGACATCCAACACTTGATCAACCTGTCATTGATTATGACCTTGCACTTTTATTTCAACCAATGTTGGTGCTTGGAATCAGTTTTGGAGTAGCTTTCAATGTGATTTTTGCCGATTGGATGATCACAATTTTGCTAATTATTTTGTTCGTAG TTATGTCTACTAGGTCATTCTTGAAAGGAATTGAAACCTGGAAAAAGGAAACCAAATCGAAAAAG gAGGCTTCTAAAAGCTTAGAGTTAAAGG ATATTGAAAATCAAGTTGAAGAATCCAAATGCGAGTCCGAGTCAGTAAGCAACACAACTCCAAAAGAAACCAAGGAAACTAAAAGATCTAAG TTTTCTGTTCTCGATAACATTTACTGGAAGGAACTTGGACTTCTTGTTGGTGTTTGGGTTATAATCCTCGCACTGCAAATTGCTAAg AACTACGCAACCACCTGTTCTATGTTGTACTGGATCTTAAACATCTTACAACTGCCAGTAGCCGGTGGAGTTAGCATTTACGAGGCGGTTAGCTTGTACAAAGGGCGGCGAAGGATTGCATCGAAGGGAAACGTGAGCATGAACTGGCGAGCATATAAATTGGTTTTTTATTGTGCTTGTGGTATAATGGCTGGTATAGTTGGTGGACTGCTTGGTCTTGGTGGAGGATTCATATTAGGCCCTCTATTTCTAGAGCTTGGAATCCCTCCACAG GTGTCAAGTGCAACAAGCACCTTCGCCATGGTATTTTCTGCATCAATGTCTGTTGTAGAGTATTACTTGCTAAAACGTTTTCCCGTCCCTTACG CTCTCTACTTCTTCTGCGTGACGATCATTGCTGCGTTAGTAGGTCAACATGTCATGAAAAAGGTGATAGATGTAATAGGCAGAGCATCTTTAATCATCTTCACTCTATCCATCACTATCTTTGTGAGCGCATTATCACTAG GTGGAGTAGGCTTggtgaaaatgattaaaaggATTCAGCACAAGGAGTATATGGGGTTTGACAGTCTTTGTTCATATTCTTAG
- the LOC123218468 gene encoding sulfite exporter TauE/SafE family protein 3-like isoform X2, with the protein MITGAAGATVFYNLRQRHPTLDQPVIDYDLALLFQPMLVLGISFGVAFNVIFADWMITILLIILFLVMSTRSFLKGIETWKKETKSKKDASKSLELKDIENQVEESKCESESVSNTTPKETKETKRSKFSVLDNIYWKELGLLVGVWVIILALQIAKNYATTCSMLYWILNILQLPVAGGVSIYEAVSLYKGRRRIASKGNVSMNWRAYKLVFYCACGLMAGIVGGLLGLGGGFILGPLFLELGIPPQVSSATSTFAMVFSASMSVVEYYLLKRFPVPYALYFFCVTIIAALVGQHVMKKVIDVIGRASLIIFTLSITIFVSALSLGGVGLVKMTKRIQHKEYMGFDSLCSYS; encoded by the exons ATGATCACAGGTGCAGCAGGAGCTACGGTTTTCTACAATCTAAGGCAAAGACATCCAACACTTGATCAACCTGTCATTGATTATGACCTTGCACTTTTATTTCAACCAATGTTGGTGCTTGGAATCAGTTTTGGAGTAGCTTTCAATGTGATTTTTGCCGATTGGATGATCACAATTTTGCTAATTATTTTGTTCCTAG TTATGTCTACTAGGTCATTCTTGAAAGGAATTGAAACCTGGAAAAAGGAAACCAAATCGAAAAAG gATGCTTCTAAAAGCTTAGAGTTAAAGG ATATTGAAAATCAAGTTGAAGAATCCAAATGCGAGTCCGAGTCAGTAAGCAACACAACTCCAAAAGAAACCAAGGAAACTAAAAGATCTAAG TTTTCTGTTCTCGATAACATTTACTGGAAGGAACTTGGACTTCTTGTTGGTGTTTGGGTTATAATCCTCGCATTGCAAATTGCTAAg AACTACGCAACCACCTGTTCTATGTTATACTGGATCTTAAACATCTTACAACTGCCAGTAGCCGGTGGAGTTAGCATTTACGAGGCGGTTAGCTTGTACAAAGGGAGGCGAAGGATTGCATCGAAGGGAAACGTGAGTATGAACTGGCGAGCATATAAATTGGTTTTTTATTGTGCTTGTGGTTTAATGGCTGGTATAGTTGGTGGACTGCTTGGTCTTGGTGGAGGATTCATATTAGGCCCCCTATTTCTAGAGCTTGGAATCCCTCCTCAG GTGTCAAGTGCTACAAGCACCTTCGCCATGGTATTTTCTGCATCAATGTCTGTTGTAGAGTATTACTTGCTAAAACGTTTTCCCGTCCCTTACG CTCTCTACTTCTTCTGCGTGACGATCATTGCTGCGTTAGTGGGTCAACATGTCATGAAAAAGGTGATAGATGTAATAGGCAGAGCATCTTTAATCATCTTCACTCTATCCATCACTATCTTTGTGAGCGCATTATCACTAG GTGGAGTAGGCTTGGTGAAAATGACTAAAAGGATTCAGCACAAGGAGTATATGGGGTTTGATAGTCTTTGTTCATATTCTTAG
- the LOC123218975 gene encoding uncharacterized protein LOC123218975 codes for MEPIKATTETSPECTIETSQMPAFRLVHSNKNKPEPGDSLYASPSDGPELVLIKQTLIGADNYAQWARDFRRALIVKDKIGFVDGTVPMPSKPDLVHFWMRCNTLVRAWISNYLTEEIATGLPPTEDAGELWGFIKDMYGALDLAKIYSVRQILTEIRQENLPVMNYFNKLSAAWNELDTVKESIVAPPEVL; via the coding sequence ATGGAACCAATCAAAGCAACCACTGAAACATCACCTGAATGCACCATCGAAACATCACAAATGCCAGCATTTCGGTTGgttcattcaaacaaaaataaaccggAGCCTGGAGATAGTCTTTATGCTTCACCATCGGATGGACCAGAACTCGTGTTGATAAAACAGACGCTGATCGGAGCTGATAATTATGCACAGTGGGCTAGAGATTTTAGAAGAGCCCTCATCGTAAAAGACAAGATTGGATTCGTCGATGGCACTGTACCCATGCCGTCGAAACCCGATCTTGTCCATTTTTGGATGCGATGTAACACCCTTGTCCGCGCCTGGATTAGCAATTATTTGACTGAAGAGATCGCGACTGGTCTACCACCTACAGAAGATGCAGGCGAGCTTTGGGGATTCATCAAAGACATGTATGGAGCTTTAGATCTTGCAAAGATCTACAGTGTTCGACAGATTCTTACAGAGATCCGACAAGAAAATCTGCCCGTCATGAACTACTTCAACAAGCTTTCTGCCGCTTGGAATGAATTGGATACTGTTAAGGAGTCGATCGTTGCACCACCGGAGGTTCTCTGA
- the LOC123218769 gene encoding sulfite exporter TauE/SafE family protein 3-like isoform X2: MEFGWRIVMGSIIAFLGAACGSVGGVGGGGIFVPMLALIIGFDAKSSTALSKCMITGAAGATVFYNLRQRHPTLDQPVIDYDLALLFQPMLVLGISFGVAFNVIFADWMITILLIILFVVMSTRSFLKGIETWKKETKSKKEASKSLELKDIENQVEESKCESESVSNTTPKETKETKRSKFSVLDNIYWKELGLLVGVWVIILALQIAKNYATTCSMLYWILNILQLPVAGGVSIYEAVSLYKGRRRIASKGNVSMNWRAYKLVFYCACGIMAGIVGGLLGLGGGFILGPLFLELGIPPQVSSATSTFAMVFSASMSVVEYYLLKRFPVPYALYFFCVTIIAALVGQHVMKKVIDVIGRASLIIFTLSITIFVSALSLGGVGLVKMIKRIQHKEYMGFDSLCSYS; encoded by the exons ATGGAATTTGGGTGGAGAATTGTGATGGGCAGCATAATTGCATTCCTCGGAGCAGCTTGTGGGAGTGTAGGAGGTGTTGGTGGAGGCGGCATATTTGTTCCTATGCTTGCCTTGATCATTGGATTCGATGCAAAATCATCGACAGCACTCTCAAAAT GTATGATCACAGGTGCAGCAGGAGCTACGGTTTTCTACAATCTAAGGCAAAGACATCCAACACTTGATCAACCTGTCATTGATTATGACCTTGCACTTTTATTTCAACCAATGTTGGTGCTTGGAATCAGTTTTGGAGTAGCTTTCAATGTGATTTTTGCCGATTGGATGATCACAATTTTGCTAATTATTTTGTTCGTAG TTATGTCTACTAGGTCATTCTTGAAAGGAATTGAAACCTGGAAAAAGGAAACCAAATCGAAAAAG gAGGCTTCTAAAAGCTTAGAGTTAAAGG ATATTGAAAATCAAGTTGAAGAATCCAAATGCGAGTCCGAGTCAGTAAGCAACACAACTCCAAAAGAAACCAAGGAAACTAAAAGATCTAAG TTTTCTGTTCTCGATAACATTTACTGGAAGGAACTTGGACTTCTTGTTGGTGTTTGGGTTATAATCCTCGCACTGCAAATTGCTAAg AACTACGCAACCACCTGTTCTATGTTGTACTGGATCTTAAACATCTTACAACTGCCAGTAGCCGGTGGAGTTAGCATTTACGAGGCGGTTAGCTTGTACAAAGGGCGGCGAAGGATTGCATCGAAGGGAAACGTGAGCATGAACTGGCGAGCATATAAATTGGTTTTTTATTGTGCTTGTGGTATAATGGCTGGTATAGTTGGTGGACTGCTTGGTCTTGGTGGAGGATTCATATTAGGCCCTCTATTTCTAGAGCTTGGAATCCCTCCACAG GTGTCAAGTGCAACAAGCACCTTCGCCATGGTATTTTCTGCATCAATGTCTGTTGTAGAGTATTACTTGCTAAAACGTTTTCCCGTCCCTTACG CTCTCTACTTCTTCTGCGTGACGATCATTGCTGCGTTAGTAGGTCAACATGTCATGAAAAAGGTGATAGATGTAATAGGCAGAGCATCTTTAATCATCTTCACTCTATCCATCACTATCTTTGTGAGCGCATTATCACTAG GTGGAGTAGGCTTggtgaaaatgattaaaaggATTCAGCACAAGGAGTATATGGGGTTTGACAGTCTTTGTTCATATTCTTAG